DNA from Methylosinus sp. H3A:
GATGATCCTTCTCGATGGAAGGACATACGATGACAACTTGGATCGCTTTCTTCTCGATCTGCCACTGAATGGCGTGAGATCTCGGCACTCTCTACGTGCCTACGGCTACGACCTCATGATCTGGGTTCGCTTTCTCGAGCAAGCTTGCGGCAAGAGCGTCTGGGAGGCCGTACATAGTGACATCGCTGCATTTCATCGAGCGCGCCGTCGCGGGGACGCTGGGGCTCGCATTTCCGCGGCATCATGGAATCGATCCGTCGCCGCGCTCGACAAGCTTTATCGTTGGGCCGTAGTCGAAGGGATCGTCGCATCCAGCCCATTCATGCATAGAGATGAGTGGCGTCGAGGTCAGGGCCCTCGACGAGTCCGCGTTATCGCGCGGAATGAAGCTTACGAGCGCGCCGCGAAGCGGATGGATGTGCGCTTCATTTCACTCGAGGACTACCGCGTTTTCCGGGACGTTGGTCTGCGTGGTCTGACGGCCGCGGGCGCGGAACGTCCCGGCGCACGGGACCGCAATAGCACGCGTAACGCGCTTTTCGCCGAACTCTTGCTAACCACGGGAATGCGACTTGAGGAAGCATCGTTTCTTCTCGCCGCCGAGATTTCAGACTCAGCGCAAGCCACGCGCGGCGGCCAGGGCTGGTTCGAACTGCCGCCTGCGCTCACCAAGGGTGATCGCGGTCGACGTATATTGATGCCGGGACGTGTGCTTCATGAAATCTCTGCCTATATCGACATCGAGCGAGCGCACGCCATCAGCAAGTTCCGATCCAGGCAAGGGTGGGAGACGATCGAACGGCCGATCTTCGTTCACCGGCGAGCGTCGGGTGCAGCCTCCATTCCGATCCGGAACGGCGGCGCGATTCCGATAGAAGCGTTGACACCGGACGAGCGTGGTCGGCTAGTTATCTGTGACGATGAAGGCGTGCCGCTGGAGCCGGCCGTACTCTGGTTGACCGAGGTCGGACAGCCGGTCCAACCGAATACATGGGAAGCAACTTTCACTCGCGCGTGTCGGCGTTGCTCGGCGGCCGGTTTTCCGATGCAGGTCAGTCCTCATCGGCTCCGTCACGCGTTTGCCGTCCACATGCTCGCGATGCTGATTCAAAACCGCTTGCGTGATGCGTCGGTCGCAGCCGGAGACGCCGGGACGGAGGCCTATCATCGGATGCTCGGGGATCCCTTGCAACAGGTCCAACGTCTTCTCGGTCATGCCAGCCTGACGACAACTTATATCTACCTCGATCACGTCGCCGGCCACGCCGACACAGTCGATGCCGCGAT
Protein-coding regions in this window:
- a CDS encoding site-specific integrase; this translates as MDNGKIGARSITLQEQRAIGGLDHQVPMILLDGRTYDDNLDRFLLDLPLNGVRSRHSLRAYGYDLMIWVRFLEQACGKSVWEAVHSDIAAFHRARRRGDAGARISAASWNRSVAALDKLYRWAVVEGIVASSPFMHRDEWRRGQGPRRVRVIARNEAYERAAKRMDVRFISLEDYRVFRDVGLRGLTAAGAERPGARDRNSTRNALFAELLLTTGMRLEEASFLLAAEISDSAQATRGGQGWFELPPALTKGDRGRRILMPGRVLHEISAYIDIERAHAISKFRSRQGWETIERPIFVHRRASGAASIPIRNGGAIPIEALTPDERGRLVICDDEGVPLEPAVLWLTEVGQPVQPNTWEATFTRACRRCSAAGFPMQVSPHRLRHAFAVHMLAMLIQNRLRDASVAAGDAGTEAYHRMLGDPLQQVQRLLGHASLTTTYIYLDHVAGHADTVDAAMEELLALVPKVGNS